In the Lactobacillus paragasseri genome, ACCATTACTTCTCGAGCCATTTTTTCTTCAAACTCAAGAATACCTTCCATCATTGAAAATTCACGATCACTAATCTCTTTTTGTTCATGTAATTTATTTAAAATTTTATTTAGCTTGCGTTGTCCATCAATATCTTCATCGCCGCGAAATTTAGCTCTTAATTTGCTAAATATATCACCCGCACCGGGATCACTACTCATCTTAAATTCTCTCTTTCTATTACTGCCTTAATCCCTATTTTAATCATAATTATCGGTAATTATATCATACGGTAATCTATGATAAAATAAGGGACAAGAAATGGGGTCTTATAGATGAAAAAACAAAATATCTACTTGGTATTTACATTCTTATTATTAATTCCGTATCTTTGCAGTTTAACCTTAATCGGCATCTGCTACAATGCTTTAGTTAGACACTCTAGCGATCTTTTTCGAAGTTTTATTGGTGCCTTAGTTGGAACAATTATCATGTTTGCTATCAAGGCAACCATTCAACGACCACTTGATTTGGTCTCCGCTAAAGTACCAGATAACTTCTTTAAGCAAATCCTACGTTTCTACAGCATTCGTAGACGTAAACTTTTTCTAATTGGCAACTGTTTAGTTGACTTTGTGCTTTGCTGGCTTGCGATGGATCTTGTGAGAAGTTGTTTCTCATTATCCTTTATTATTGGTAACTCGGTTGGCATTGTTTTATTAATCATGCTAATTTCGACATGTATTGGTGCTTATATCGAATATGACAACCTATCTATTGACCCCAAGCAGAAATAATTATTATTTAGCATTACCGTCAGAACTGGCATCCAGATATAAAATCTGTGCCAGTTCTTTTGTTTCTAAGTTCAACTTTGCTAAAACATACGGTTTTTCACTATCTCCCAGATTCTCATACATTGTAATACCATCTTTAGATAATTTATCTAAAAAAGTCGGAATCACAAAATTTAAAGGTTGACTAAAGAAAGCCAAATTACTATTAGGCGTATCAATTTCCGCAATTTCTGAAGCGGGCAATTCAAATTTATTTAATCCAGCACCAGGCATCTGCTTATCATCAGCTAAAACACCATACCAAAACATAAAGTTCTCTGGTCCAAACACCACCAAACTTGCACGTTCATTTTCATAGCCATTGTCTTTAATAAACTTTTGAAAGCCTGTATCATTTTCCATTTCTTGAATAGCTGCTGTATAAGTTTTATTTTCATCAATTTGGTTTGGCATAAAAACCTTACCAATAAAATTATGTGCCGAGTATTTTTCTTTCTTCATTTTCTCTCCCCTTAAAAAAACTACGATCTAAATCAGGACGTAATTGGTTATATCTTTCATACCAAATTTGTGCGAATTTTTTAGCAAACGGGCCCTTCCTTTGATCAATCCAATCTAATAATTCAAAACTAGTACTACGCAAAATACTATCAATCTCTTCACTATAATGCCAGCGTTTTTTGTTCATTGCATACTCGTCCGCATCAAGCAATCTAATCTCCCCATCAGGAAACACCTTAATATCTAAATCATAGTCAATATATTTCAGTGCTTCTCGATCTAATATAAAGGGACTAGCTAAATTAGCATAATATGCAACTCCATCAGGTCTGAGCATTGCAATCACATTAAACCAAAGTTTACGATGAAAATAAACAATTGCTGGTTCACGGCTAATCCACTTTCTACCGTCTTCTTCTGTAATCAAAGTTCGATCATTAACGCCAATAATAATATTTTGCTCTGTTTTAACTACCATAGTGTCACGCCAATTTCGATGCAACGTGCCATTATGCTTATAACTTTGAATTGCGATATAATCGCCTTCACGAGGCATTTCCATAATGTGCGCCTCCTCACTAAACATTATACCAGCAAATTAATATTCATCTATTTCTTCTAAATCTACTACTTCGCCATTTAAGAAACTATCAATTTCACTACTTGAAAAGCCATGTTGAAACAGATATCTTTTAACCTTCTGCTTCCTTTTAAAATCTTCATCTCTGCGATAGCGACGCCATGCCTTACTTCCTTGTCTTTTTAAAGCTTCGATTTGTTCATCCTCATCGTTTTCTAAATCTAATTTCTCAATTACTAATTCACCTAGCTCTTGATCAAATCCGTGAGCTCGCAATTTGGTCAACGCCTTTTGCTTAATATCCTTATATGAAAGTTTACCTACTTGATGAATAAGTGAGTGCACTAAGCGAAGACCAGCATCAATCCACTCTTCATCTTCAATTTCATAAAGTGCCTCTTGAATAACGTCAGCTGCAAGACCTTTTTGCTTTAATTTTCTATCAACAGCTCTTGGTCCATCTTTTCCAACTCGAAGATTATTCTTGATAAACAAACGAGCAAAATTGTTATCATTTAAATAATTCAACTTAATCAAATTCTTAACGGCGGCTTGACTAGCATCCTGACTAATTTCATGTTTATTTAAATACTCTAAAATTTCATATACACTACGTGGCTGATAACTTAAATAAGACATCGCTAGCTGAATAGCATGACTATCTGATTCAGCTTTTTTAATTTCTTTAATGTCTTCAGTACTTAATTCTGTTCCCTTTAAAAGTCTTTTTTCCGCTAGGGTCCTTTCACTTACGCTAAAAGCATACTCATTATCAATAAAAATATTATAGCGTCCTTTACGTTTTTGCGTGCTTATCTTAGTTATAATTGGCATTATCGCACCTTCTTCATTTTTTGGTTTCTTCTATATTATAATAAATTAAATACTTGTATCACTTGAACATAACGCTTATGCTTATTGTGACACTTTTTTCATGAATCAATCGAAATGAGGGCCTTATTTTGACAAAATTTATTAAAAACAAGCAAGAAAAAGATATTATTATCACTATTAAACGGCTAGGTATTAATGGTGAAGGGATCGGATATTATAAAAAGAAAATTATTTTTATTCCCGGTGCTCTTCCAGGTGAAGTTGTTGTTGCAAAAATCATTGATAGACACCCACATTATTTAGAGGGCGAATTAGTTCGAATTAAAGAAAAGTCTCCAGATAGAGTGGCTTTCCCGAAGGGCGTAAATCCGGCCGTTGGCGGCTTAGAATTAGCTCATCTTTCTTATCCAAAACAACTTGAGTTTAAGCAACACCTAATTCTAGAATCTCTTAGAAAATATCATCCAAGAGACTACATTAAGTATAAAGTCAAAAAGACTATTTCAGCTCCAAATGCCTGGCACTATCGCAATAAAGCTCAATACCAAATTGAATTCAATAAAGGAAAGAGTAAACTTGGCCTGTACGCTCCTAACTCACGTCGTTTAATTGATCTTCCTGAAATGCCAACTCAAACAAAAGAAACACAAAAAACAGAGCGTGAAATTAAAAAGTTAATCGATAAACTTCATATTCGAATTGCTGACTTTAGACGTCATAATGATGGTATTAAAACTATTGTAGTTCGTCAAAGCCATGCTAGTGGGGAAATCCAAGTAACTTTAATTACAATTGGTAAAAAAATTAGAGACCTTAAATTACTAGCCAGCCAAATTATGAAACTTCCTAATGTAGTTTCTGTTTTTCAAAATGAAACACAATGGCAAAATCCTCAAGTTTGGGGCAACAAGACAATTAAATTGTTTGGAAAATCACATATTATCGAAGAAATACTAGGTAAGAAATTTAAACTCTCACCTCGTGCATTTTTCCAGTTAAATCCAGAACAAACTAGTACGCTTTATTCAGAGGCACTTAAATACCTAGACTTAACTCCAGATCAAACTTTAATTGACGCTTATGCTGGGGTTGGTACTCTAGGGATTCTAGCAAGTGACCAAGTTAGACAAGTCATTGGGATTGAATCTATTCCTGAAGCTGTAATTGATGCCCAAGAGAACTGCCACTTGAATCATGTGAGAAATGCAGAATATATTCAAGGAAATGTTGAAAAGTTACTTCCTGAATTAAAAAATCAAGGTGTCCCAATTGATGCTTTGATCGTCGATCCTCCACGTACAGGATTAAGCAAAAAGTTAATTAAGACTCTACTTGAAGTAAAACCAGAAACCTTTGTTTATGTTTCTTGTAACCCAGCTACACTTGCAAAAGATTTAGTTCTTTTAAGCGAAGCTTACGACGTTCGCGTTATTCAACCAGTTGATATGATGCCTCAAACTCCACGCTGGGAAGGTGTTACAAAATTAGTTTTAAGAAAAAATAAGTAAGTAAAATAATATTATTTTTAGCAGTCCTAGGGACTGCTTTTTTTGCTCATAAAAAAAGGTTGTAGACTGCCTGGTCTACAACCTTTTTTCAAGTGGATGAGGTAAATACTATCTAGCGCCATAACATCAGTATCTGGGTTCAATATTATGACTTGATCAACATCACTTGTTTGCATCTGTATTGAATAACGACTATTTGATCTTACTAAGAGAATCTTGTCTTTAAAACACTACAATCTGGAGATAAAAACTTTTTACAATATTATTCTACCTCTCCACATGTCTTATTATAACAACTATGTAAGCGAATACAAGCTATTTAACTTTATATTGACGAATATCATCACAAATTCCCGCAAAATAATATCTCCCTTTTTCTTCATCACTAGTAAGTTCAACATTATTTTGGGGATCTACTAAACTCGCTGAAAAGATTTTCTCATATTCAGGAACACTTAATTTCTTTCTTTTATCTAATAAAGCCTCATCAGCATCCTTATCAAGCTCATTCTCATATCCTTCAACTACATTTGCTGAATAAAATTCGGCCATGGCACCTGAGCCATAAGAAAATAACCCAATTAAATCGCCAGCTTTTAAACCACCATTTTCAAGTAAACTAAGTAAACTCAAATACAAAGATCCAGTATAAATATTGCCAACATTAGCATTTAATTCTTTAGACGCAGTAAACCTATCCATTAAGCGGGCATTTGTTTCTTCATCTACTCCCTCAATGGCTAAACGATTAGCCTTCAACCCCATTTTAGTAAAAGGTAAGTGATAAATAATAGCAGCAAAATCTTTTGTTTCAAGTCCCTTTTGCTTCTTATAATCAGAAAAAGTATGTTTAAAAAAATTTAAATAAACTTGAGTTGAATATTTTCCGTCTACTTTGGCAGTTTTAGAATAATTTGGTCGCCAGAAATCATTAATATCTTCACTATAAGCGCTATGGCCTTCATTAATTTCTAGAATTCTTGGATTGCTAGAGATTAATAAACTAACGCTTCCTGCTCCCTGAGTTACTTCGCCAGCAGTATTGATTCCATAGCGAGCAATATCACTACCAATAACAATTGCAGTTTGATCAGGATGAAGTCGTACAAAATCTTGAGCAATCATTACCCCTGCTGTTAATCCAAAACATGCTTCTTTAACTTCAAACGCTCTAACGGTTGGATCAAGTTTTAAAGCTGATTTTACAAATAAAGAACCTGATTTAGATTGATCAACACTACTTTCAGTACCAAAAATCAAAAGCCCAACTTTAGATTTGTCAATTTTGTTTATATACCGTAATGTAGCATTAATTCCCATTGAAACCGCATCTTGAGTTGGATCAGCCACGCTCATCCTTTTCTGCCCAATTCCAATTAAAAATTTATTTGGATCTTGGTTTCGTGCATGAGCCAAATCTACCATATCTACATACTTATTTGGAGTAAAATATCCAATTTGATCAATTCCAACCTTCATTTAATTCTTTTCCTTTCTTATTTCATCTAAAAATCTCACAGCGGCTTCTTGAGTATATTGTTTACTTTCTTGCAGCTTTTCTAAAACCTTTGCCTTCTCATCTTCATTAGCCTTTAAAGTAGCAACCAAGTTTCTTGCTTGCAATTTCATATGACCAGCCTGAATTCCCTTAGTAGAAATTGCTAATAGTGCTGAAAAATTATTGGCTAAACCAGTTGCCGCAATGATCTCGGCTAATTGTTCAGCAGACACCTTACCTAATAAGTTAAAACTCTGCTGAATATCTCGACGAGCCTTGATAGAACCACCAACTACACCAATTGCTAAGGGGATCGTTACTGTTCCAATTAATCTATCATTTGCGATGCTCCACTTACTAAGTGAAGTATAGCTACCATCTTTATTCGCCCATACGGCAGTTGCTGCTTCTACTCCGCGATAATCATTACCTGTTGCTACTAAGACGCTATCAACACCGTTCATTATTCCTTTATTATTAGTTACGGCTCGATAAATATCCGTTTGACCAATTTCACTAAGTAAAACTATTTTTTTAGCTACCTTGGGTCCACCAACGCTATTAATATCCAAACTTACTTTGGCTGTAGTTAATTGAGTCGGATAGTTAGATAAAATCGCATACATGGTTTGTTCAACATTTATCTGCTTTTCTAACTTGTTTCCTAAGAATTCTAAAATAGCATTTGTTTTATTTGCTCCCATTGCTTCTGCAGGATCAACTAATACTTTAAGAAAAACCAAATTATCTTTTCTAGAAGCTTCAATTTTTCGAACACCGCCACCATGCTTAACTAAACTAGCAAATTTACGATTAGCTAATTCAATTAACTCAGGAAATTCTTCAGTAAATCTAACTAAATCAAAATCATGTGCCACTTCTAAAACGATTTGCCCGTAGATTCCATTTCTAATGCTAACTGCTTCTACTCCACCATTTTGATTAAAAATTTTACTTGCATGATTAGCTGCTGCAACAACTGATGGTTCTTCCACCGCCATTGGCACACAATAACTTTTTTCATTGACAATTAACCTCGGTAAAATTCCCAAAGGAAGTCGAACCTGACCAACTACATTCTCACTGAGTGTATTCAATCTTGTTAAAGTATCAGAAGCTATTTTACTTAATTCAATTCCTTCTTCTTCAAGAAAGTTTCTTCTCTCTTCTGGCAACCATTGATAAAACTTCTTTTTAGATAATTCTTCTGATTTCATATGCAATTCCTTGACCGCCACCAATACATAACGAAACAATCGCTCTTCGACCATTGATCTTGCGTAAACTATTCACTGCACTTATTACTAACCGCGTACCTGTCGCACCCAATGGATGTCCTAAACTAATTGCTCCACCAGCAATATTTAGCTTTTCTTTTGGAATATTCAAATCACGAGCTACAGCATAAGCTTGCGCCGCAAATGCTTCATTAATTTCAACTAAATCATAATCATCAATTGTACTATTAGTTTCTTTTAGCAATTTTTTAATTGCAAAATATGGTGCATATCCCATATAAGCAGGATCACAGCCAATTTCCGCATAAGCACCTAAATAAGCTAATGGCGTTAAGTTAAATTCATCTAATTTTTGTTGATTGGCAAGAAGCACCATACTTGCTCCGTCAGTCAATGGAGATGAATTTCCTGCTGTAACACGACCATTTTCTTTAAATACAGGTTTAAGCTGTCCCAAGGCATCTAAACTAGTATCTGGTCGAATCGTCTCATCATGATCTAGTACTTTCCCGTTTAACTTGATAGGGGCATACTCTTCTTCAAACCAATTATTCTCTTGAGCCGCATAAGCCTTGGCATGAGAATCACGTGCGAATTCATCCATATCTTGACGAGTAACTTGGTATTTATCAGCAACATTTTCAGCAGTAATTCCCATTGGCTTTTCAGAATAGGCGTCACCAATGCCATCTATCATTAAACTATCTTGATATACTGGATTTTTATCATGCTTTTTACTCTTATTGAGTAAAAGAGGAGCATTTGTCATGCTTTCAGCTCCGCCAACAACAGCAATTTCATAATCACCAAGTAACATTTGCACTTGTGCAAACCGTAAAGCTTTTAAACTAGAACCACAAACATCGTCAATGCTTGTAGCAACAATAGACTCAGGTAATCCTGATTTTAAAGCAATTTGACGTGCAACATTTTGCCCTAAACCAGCACTTAAAACATTGCCAATTAGAATGTTATCGATTTTATCTTGCGATACTATATTCTTTTTTAATAAGCCTTTCAGTGCTAAGACACCTAAATCAACAGCATTTTCATCCTTATAAAATCCACGATATTTGCCAAAAGGAATTCGATTCATTCCTACAATATAAACATCTTGTAACACGCTTCCACCTCTTAGTAAAAATTATTACAATAACTATGATAGCTCACAAATCTAAACAGAAACAAAAAGCGCTATATTTTTTAATTAATTCTAAAAAAAGATTGCTAATCAATCTTAGCAATCTTTTACAAATATCTATTTAGAAAAGCTTTGACCTTTTTCTGATACTGAGCAGGCTCAGTTGCAAATGACTTTGCATGTTTAGCACCTGGAACAATCCAAAGCTCTTTTTTACCTTTAGAAGCTTGGTAATTATCATATACCATTTTAGTTGGAACAAAAGTATCCTTTTCTCCATGAATAAAAAACATTGGTCGCTTATTCTTTGCGACTTGTCTTATACTGCTACCATCCCCTAAGAAATATCCAGCTCTAAGTCTAGTAATTCCGCTTAACACTTCAACTAATGGAAAACGTGGAAAAGTTGGTAAATGGTACAAGTCCTCTGCTTCGTGTTCAACTTCATCCTTAACATTAGTATAACCGCAATCTTCAATATAGGCTTTTACTTGTCTCGGCATTGTTAATCCGCTTGCCATCATGGTTGTTGCTCCTCCCATACTGACACCGAAAATAGCAATTTTACTATCAGAACCATTCTTTTGAATAACTTCTTTAGCCCATTTTTTAACATCTACTTTTTCACGCCAGCCATATCCAATATAGTTTCCTTGACTTTGTCCATGTCCACGAGCATCAGGTAAAAGCGTATTATAGCCAAGTTTATGAAACATAGCTGCATAAGCTCCCATTGTATCTTTATTATTCATAAAACCATGTAGAATAATCACTGTCTTTTTAGAATTTGCAGCTGGAATATAATTTGCATCTAACTTTAAATTATCATCCGCTGACTTTATAACCCATTTTTGTTTATGAACATCTTGATACCATTTTTTCTCCCTGTAAAGCGGATCAGACTTTACTATCTTAGTATCATTACTGATAAACGACTTATGACCAGGAACGACAGCAACCTGATAAAAATATAGCCCTGCAGCTATAAAAATGCCGCAAACTGCTAAAATAGAGATAATAATAATTTTTATTTTCTTACTCTTTATCTTCATTGGAAGACCTCTATTTCAAAAATATAATCTATATTATCTCTAGTAAATATAGAAATCAAGAGCTGGTGAAATATTATGTATCTAGATGATCTTTTAACTTTAATTTCTGATCTTCATCCAAACTTTCAATTTTTTTACCAAACCAGTAAAACTGGTCCTTTATACCCTATCAGTAAAATTCAAGTCGAAGGAGATCAATGTTTGTTATTTATAGGGAAAAAGGCAAAGACAGTTACCCAAATCATGCAACTGCTTGGTAAATTAAAGTCTACTCATATTCCAGTATATGTTTATTTAAATAATTCAAATAAAAAAGCAAAAATTTTTGGTGTGCAAATTAACTTAGAAAAGGGACAAGCTTATACACTATAAAACTATATAAAAAAAGAATGAGGCTCAGCTTGACCTCATTCTTTTAGTTTTTATCTAGGTATCTATTTAAGACCTGCAATACCCCATTATCATTATTGCTAGGAGCAAGATATCTTGCATGCTCTTTCGCGATCTCCATGCCATTCTCCATCGCATAACTATATTTGGCAAAATCAAGCATCTGAATATCATTACCACTATCGCCAAAAGCAATCAAATCTTCACTAGTCAAATTAAAACGAGCAAGTAGATTCCTTAATCCAGTAGCCTTATTAATCCCATACTTAACTGCATCTATAGCTATCGGATTAGAAGCGAACGTAGTGACAAGATTTCCGTATTGTTCATTAAAATCTTGCTCAATATCTTTTGCAATTTTACTATCATAGTGAAAAGTTAATTCAATAAAAACGTCATCAGGTAAATTCTGCCAGTCACTAATTTCAGTACTTTCCTTAGCAAAATATTGCAGAAATTCTTTATCTTTTGCAGGCGCTTCAGTTCCAATATAGGCCTTTTTTCTGCCATAGGCCATTGTTGCCATACTGCCATATTTATTATGAACAAAATTAATTAAATTGATAGCTTGTTGTTTACTTAATCCTTCAACAGCAACTTCTTTCCCTTCGACAATTAATCTAGAACCATTAGCAGTTACAAAATCCATTCGATCAATAAACTCTGGAAAATCATTTTTTAACCGAGCAAATGGTCTTCCACTAGCTACAATAAATCTAATATCATGTTTTTCAAGTTTAGTTAAAACTTGATCAAATAATTGATGATCATAACTTCTCTGGTCATTCAAAAAAGTCCCATCCATATCAACAGCAACAGCTTTAAAAGGAATCTTCATCTTTTTCTCCTTACTAACGACGGCTCAAAGCACCATTCAATTTCTTACGATATACAAAATAAACAATTAAAATTATTGGCACAATAACTAATAAGACAGGATAAAAGTAAGCTGGAGCTAAATTTTGAGCAGTCACGCCACCAATCATTGGGCCAGCAGCCATTCCAATATCAAGTCCTAGATAGAATGTTGAACTAGCTAACCCCTGTTCTTCAATTGGAGCTAACATCAGAGCAGTTGACTGATTAACAGAATAAATAACCCCATAACCAATTGAAAGCATAATAGCTGCGAAACCCATCAACCAATTATTAACCATAAAAGCTGCAACAATTAAAAATAAAATTGTTGCTATTAGGCTTAGCCAAAACCAAAATCCAAAGCGAATTAAATCGAAATATTTTTTTAAACCAATTCTAATCAAGAGTAAAGCAATTGCATAGATAACAAAGAAATACCCTACCGCAATTGAAAAATGTTGTCTTTCAACATACACGACAATATCAGCTTGCGTAATAAAATATGGGATTGCAAAGAAAGTCGTTAGCAAAGCAATAGGAATAGCATCTTTTTGAATAATTTTAATTTTTCTTTTCTTGCTACTATTAATCTTAGGCTTAGCGTGATCTCCAACAAATTGGATAGAAATAATCATTAAGATTGCAGCGACTACGGCAAGCCAAAGGGCGGACTTATAACCAATAACTTTATATAGATTGATTGCTAAAGCAGGCGCAAGAGCCATTGCTAACGCATTCATCAGACCATAAAAGCCCATTGCCTCTCCAACATGACTACGCGGTACTAAAAATGCTAACCAAGTTGTCATACAAACAGTTGCTAAAACAAAGCCAGTACCGTTAATTAATCTAAAAATTAGCAACCAATTACCTGACGGAGAGAGGC is a window encoding:
- a CDS encoding DUF402 domain-containing protein yields the protein MEMPREGDYIAIQSYKHNGTLHRNWRDTMVVKTEQNIIIGVNDRTLITEEDGRKWISREPAIVYFHRKLWFNVIAMLRPDGVAYYANLASPFILDREALKYIDYDLDIKVFPDGEIRLLDADEYAMNKKRWHYSEEIDSILRSTSFELLDWIDQRKGPFAKKFAQIWYERYNQLRPDLDRSFFKGRENEERKILGT
- the recX gene encoding recombination regulator RecX; translation: MPIITKISTQKRKGRYNIFIDNEYAFSVSERTLAEKRLLKGTELSTEDIKEIKKAESDSHAIQLAMSYLSYQPRSVYEILEYLNKHEISQDASQAAVKNLIKLNYLNDNNFARLFIKNNLRVGKDGPRAVDRKLKQKGLAADVIQEALYEIEDEEWIDAGLRLVHSLIHQVGKLSYKDIKQKALTKLRAHGFDQELGELVIEKLDLENDEDEQIEALKRQGSKAWRRYRRDEDFKRKQKVKRYLFQHGFSSSEIDSFLNGEVVDLEEIDEY
- the rlmD gene encoding 23S rRNA (uracil(1939)-C(5))-methyltransferase RlmD, with translation MTKFIKNKQEKDIIITIKRLGINGEGIGYYKKKIIFIPGALPGEVVVAKIIDRHPHYLEGELVRIKEKSPDRVAFPKGVNPAVGGLELAHLSYPKQLEFKQHLILESLRKYHPRDYIKYKVKKTISAPNAWHYRNKAQYQIEFNKGKSKLGLYAPNSRRLIDLPEMPTQTKETQKTEREIKKLIDKLHIRIADFRRHNDGIKTIVVRQSHASGEIQVTLITIGKKIRDLKLLASQIMKLPNVVSVFQNETQWQNPQVWGNKTIKLFGKSHIIEEILGKKFKLSPRAFFQLNPEQTSTLYSEALKYLDLTPDQTLIDAYAGVGTLGILASDQVRQVIGIESIPEAVIDAQENCHLNHVRNAEYIQGNVEKLLPELKNQGVPIDALIVDPPRTGLSKKLIKTLLEVKPETFVYVSCNPATLAKDLVLLSEAYDVRVIQPVDMMPQTPRWEGVTKLVLRKNK
- a CDS encoding hydroxymethylglutaryl-CoA synthase; this translates as MKVGIDQIGYFTPNKYVDMVDLAHARNQDPNKFLIGIGQKRMSVADPTQDAVSMGINATLRYINKIDKSKVGLLIFGTESSVDQSKSGSLFVKSALKLDPTVRAFEVKEACFGLTAGVMIAQDFVRLHPDQTAIVIGSDIARYGINTAGEVTQGAGSVSLLISSNPRILEINEGHSAYSEDINDFWRPNYSKTAKVDGKYSTQVYLNFFKHTFSDYKKQKGLETKDFAAIIYHLPFTKMGLKANRLAIEGVDEETNARLMDRFTASKELNANVGNIYTGSLYLSLLSLLENGGLKAGDLIGLFSYGSGAMAEFYSANVVEGYENELDKDADEALLDKRKKLSVPEYEKIFSASLVDPQNNVELTSDEEKGRYYFAGICDDIRQYKVK
- a CDS encoding hydroxymethylglutaryl-CoA reductase, degradative — protein: MKSEELSKKKFYQWLPEERRNFLEEEGIELSKIASDTLTRLNTLSENVVGQVRLPLGILPRLIVNEKSYCVPMAVEEPSVVAAANHASKIFNQNGGVEAVSIRNGIYGQIVLEVAHDFDLVRFTEEFPELIELANRKFASLVKHGGGVRKIEASRKDNLVFLKVLVDPAEAMGANKTNAILEFLGNKLEKQINVEQTMYAILSNYPTQLTTAKVSLDINSVGGPKVAKKIVLLSEIGQTDIYRAVTNNKGIMNGVDSVLVATGNDYRGVEAATAVWANKDGSYTSLSKWSIANDRLIGTVTIPLAIGVVGGSIKARRDIQQSFNLLGKVSAEQLAEIIAATGLANNFSALLAISTKGIQAGHMKLQARNLVATLKANEDEKAKVLEKLQESKQYTQEAAVRFLDEIRKEKN
- a CDS encoding thiolase family protein: MLQDVYIVGMNRIPFGKYRGFYKDENAVDLGVLALKGLLKKNIVSQDKIDNILIGNVLSAGLGQNVARQIALKSGLPESIVATSIDDVCGSSLKALRFAQVQMLLGDYEIAVVGGAESMTNAPLLLNKSKKHDKNPVYQDSLMIDGIGDAYSEKPMGITAENVADKYQVTRQDMDEFARDSHAKAYAAQENNWFEEEYAPIKLNGKVLDHDETIRPDTSLDALGQLKPVFKENGRVTAGNSSPLTDGASMVLLANQQKLDEFNLTPLAYLGAYAEIGCDPAYMGYAPYFAIKKLLKETNSTIDDYDLVEINEAFAAQAYAVARDLNIPKEKLNIAGGAISLGHPLGATGTRLVISAVNSLRKINGRRAIVSLCIGGGQGIAYEIRRII
- a CDS encoding alpha/beta hydrolase, producing MKIKSKKIKIIIISILAVCGIFIAAGLYFYQVAVVPGHKSFISNDTKIVKSDPLYREKKWYQDVHKQKWVIKSADDNLKLDANYIPAANSKKTVIILHGFMNNKDTMGAYAAMFHKLGYNTLLPDARGHGQSQGNYIGYGWREKVDVKKWAKEVIQKNGSDSKIAIFGVSMGGATTMMASGLTMPRQVKAYIEDCGYTNVKDEVEHEAEDLYHLPTFPRFPLVEVLSGITRLRAGYFLGDGSSIRQVAKNKRPMFFIHGEKDTFVPTKMVYDNYQASKGKKELWIVPGAKHAKSFATEPAQYQKKVKAFLNRYL
- a CDS encoding Cof-type HAD-IIB family hydrolase; translated protein: MKIPFKAVAVDMDGTFLNDQRSYDHQLFDQVLTKLEKHDIRFIVASGRPFARLKNDFPEFIDRMDFVTANGSRLIVEGKEVAVEGLSKQQAINLINFVHNKYGSMATMAYGRKKAYIGTEAPAKDKEFLQYFAKESTEISDWQNLPDDVFIELTFHYDSKIAKDIEQDFNEQYGNLVTTFASNPIAIDAVKYGINKATGLRNLLARFNLTSEDLIAFGDSGNDIQMLDFAKYSYAMENGMEIAKEHARYLAPSNNDNGVLQVLNRYLDKN
- a CDS encoding MFS transporter, coding for MKKKQSIYTKDVILVMAASFFFMFSVMFVTPLINGYAISLGASAVFAGIITGIMSVVSMFLRPVAGNLTDRFSKYSLSFIGGVLILIGVAGYCLSPSGNWLLIFRLINGTGFVLATVCMTTWLAFLVPRSHVGEAMGFYGLMNALAMALAPALAINLYKVIGYKSALWLAVVAAILMIISIQFVGDHAKPKINSSKKRKIKIIQKDAIPIALLTTFFAIPYFITQADIVVYVERQHFSIAVGYFFVIYAIALLLIRIGLKKYFDLIRFGFWFWLSLIATILFLIVAAFMVNNWLMGFAAIMLSIGYGVIYSVNQSTALMLAPIEEQGLASSTFYLGLDIGMAAGPMIGGVTAQNLAPAYFYPVLLVIVPIILIVYFVYRKKLNGALSRR